From Actinomycetota bacterium, one genomic window encodes:
- a CDS encoding hydrogenase small subunit: MTNEDHGAVYDLLAARGVSRRDFLKFCGSVAALLGLSEAMVPQVIAAVEKGATLQPALWYNGGSCTGCTESMAQVDSPDVATIVLDLLSLNYFETVMMAQGADAEKAAEETIHAGGYVLIYEGSVMKGEDGNTLRIADRTGLEILEEAGKDAAACIAVGSCAVDGGWVAARPNPAEATGVKMFFDEKGITTPVINLPTCPVNPEWIVAMVVDVLLLGGLEDGKILKKLDDFGRPKGIFGQSIHDNCPRRGHFENGEFVYEFGSTEESMGYCLYAMGCKGPQTFTNCPIVRWNRRASWCVEAGSPCIGCGNAGPKEGMNWVDLDTPFLNRHRDLPIGGATFQPTTIGAGVGAVAAAALVVHGIGMKAAGRMDGGADYEEMKAHDRKKGGGK, translated from the coding sequence ATGACGAATGAGGACCACGGCGCCGTCTACGACCTTCTCGCTGCGAGAGGCGTGTCGCGCCGCGATTTCCTCAAGTTCTGTGGTTCTGTGGCCGCACTTCTGGGTCTGTCCGAAGCGATGGTCCCGCAGGTGATAGCCGCAGTTGAGAAGGGTGCGACGCTGCAGCCGGCACTCTGGTACAACGGTGGATCTTGCACCGGCTGCACGGAGTCCATGGCGCAGGTCGACTCCCCCGACGTTGCCACCATCGTTCTCGACCTACTGTCACTGAACTACTTCGAGACCGTCATGATGGCCCAGGGCGCCGATGCCGAGAAGGCAGCCGAGGAGACCATCCACGCTGGCGGCTATGTACTTATCTACGAGGGCTCGGTCATGAAGGGCGAAGACGGCAACACGCTGCGCATCGCCGACCGTACCGGGCTCGAGATCCTCGAGGAGGCCGGCAAGGACGCAGCTGCTTGCATCGCGGTCGGTTCCTGTGCGGTCGACGGCGGCTGGGTTGCAGCTCGGCCGAACCCCGCGGAGGCGACCGGGGTGAAGATGTTCTTCGACGAGAAGGGCATAACAACACCGGTAATCAACCTCCCCACCTGCCCGGTCAACCCCGAGTGGATCGTCGCCATGGTGGTCGACGTGCTGCTCCTCGGCGGGCTAGAGGACGGCAAGATCCTCAAGAAGCTCGATGACTTCGGTCGTCCCAAGGGCATCTTTGGCCAGTCCATTCACGACAACTGCCCACGCAGAGGCCACTTCGAGAACGGCGAGTTCGTCTACGAGTTCGGTTCCACGGAAGAGTCGATGGGGTACTGCCTGTACGCGATGGGCTGCAAGGGTCCGCAAACGTTCACGAACTGTCCGATCGTCCGGTGGAATCGACGCGCCAGCTGGTGCGTCGAAGCGGGCTCGCCCTGCATCGGATGCGGAAACGCCGGCCCGAAGGAAGGCATGAACTGGGTCGACCTGGACACGCCGTTCCTGAATCGGCATCGTGACCTGCCTATTGGTGGCGCCACGTTCCAGCCGACGACCATCGGCGCCGGAGTCGGCGCGGTCGCGGCAGCAGCGCTCGTCGTCCACGGTATCGGCATGAAGGCCGCCGGTCGCATGGACGGCGGAGCCGACTACGAGGAAATGAAAGCTCACGATCGCAAGAAGGGAGGCGGTAAATAG
- a CDS encoding nickel-dependent hydrogenase large subunit: protein MARAVVDPLTRIEGHMRVEVEIDGGVVKDAWISGSLYRGMEAVLKDRRPQDAFYISQRICGVCPISHGHASTMSAEDVYGLTIPNGARIVRNIIEGAQYLHSHVLWFYTLAALDYVDPVKALSANIADTYALAEAAGTRVADFGAVAKRLAAFVEGGQLSIFSNGWFGHPAYPEAMPPELHLIAVAHYLEALEVQAEAAAIIGIMGGKFPHFMTSINGGTAFVPTEEKLDDILFRLTKVVDFVNTALIPDTLAIAPFYIDAAAYGGGHGNFLAWGVFNDESFELTKRYLPGGVITGGQLSVTDPDKTKVTEDVEHSWYESPSGLTPDKGETKAKFSKYDTSDKYSWGKAAKYDGLPMEVGPLSRMLVAYLRGVPQVKTLIDSTLETLGVAGKPEVLLSLLGRVAARNLECAYVAELTVGWVGELIEAIKGGDLKLFQEHEVVDGDGAGLWEAPRGAVGHWMSVKGGKIASYQVVAPTTWDMTPRNADGVRGPMEEALVGAPVIDPERPMEVVRIARSFDP from the coding sequence GTGGCACGTGCAGTTGTCGATCCGTTGACCCGAATCGAGGGTCACATGCGTGTTGAGGTCGAAATCGACGGCGGCGTCGTCAAGGACGCATGGATCTCCGGTAGCCTCTACCGAGGCATGGAGGCCGTGCTCAAGGACCGCCGACCCCAGGACGCATTCTACATTTCGCAGCGTATCTGCGGCGTGTGCCCGATCTCCCACGGCCACGCATCCACGATGTCTGCCGAGGACGTATACGGTCTAACCATTCCGAATGGCGCCCGCATCGTCAGAAACATCATCGAGGGCGCACAGTACCTGCATAGCCACGTGCTGTGGTTCTACACACTTGCCGCCCTCGACTACGTCGACCCCGTCAAGGCATTGTCCGCCAACATCGCCGACACGTACGCTCTCGCCGAAGCTGCGGGAACGCGCGTCGCTGATTTCGGTGCAGTCGCCAAGCGGCTCGCGGCGTTCGTCGAAGGCGGTCAGCTCTCGATCTTCAGCAACGGCTGGTTCGGCCACCCTGCGTACCCGGAGGCCATGCCTCCCGAGCTACACCTGATAGCGGTCGCACACTACCTGGAGGCTCTGGAAGTCCAGGCCGAAGCGGCTGCGATCATCGGAATCATGGGGGGCAAGTTCCCGCACTTCATGACATCGATCAATGGCGGCACCGCATTTGTGCCGACCGAGGAGAAGCTTGACGACATCCTCTTCCGCCTCACAAAGGTGGTCGACTTCGTCAATACGGCCCTCATCCCCGACACGCTCGCCATAGCGCCGTTCTACATCGACGCGGCAGCCTACGGGGGAGGCCACGGGAACTTCCTGGCCTGGGGCGTCTTCAATGACGAGAGCTTCGAACTCACGAAGCGCTACCTTCCTGGCGGAGTCATCACCGGCGGCCAGCTGTCGGTCACGGACCCTGACAAGACGAAGGTCACTGAGGACGTCGAGCATTCCTGGTACGAGTCCCCCTCCGGTCTGACTCCGGACAAGGGCGAGACGAAGGCGAAGTTCTCCAAGTACGACACGTCCGACAAGTACTCGTGGGGCAAGGCTGCCAAGTACGACGGCCTGCCCATGGAGGTAGGTCCTCTTTCCCGCATGCTCGTCGCGTATCTTCGCGGCGTGCCGCAGGTCAAGACGCTCATCGACTCGACGCTTGAGACGCTAGGCGTCGCCGGCAAGCCCGAGGTGCTGCTCTCGCTCCTCGGCCGTGTCGCAGCCCGCAACCTCGAGTGCGCCTACGTGGCAGAACTCACGGTGGGCTGGGTCGGCGAGCTCATCGAGGCCATCAAGGGTGGGGACCTCAAGCTCTTCCAGGAGCATGAGGTCGTCGACGGCGACGGCGCCGGACTGTGGGAAGCGCCGCGAGGCGCGGTTGGTCACTGGATGTCTGTCAAGGGCGGCAAGATCGCCAGCTATCAGGTCGTCGCTCCGACCACCTGGGACATGACTCCTCGCAACGCCGATGGCGTGCGTGGCCCCATGGAGGAAGCGCTCGTAGGAGCACCGGTCATCGATCCCGAGCGGCCCATGGAGGTCGTCCGGATCGCTCGCAGCTTCGATCCTTGA
- a CDS encoding cytochrome b/b6 domain-containing protein, with amino-acid sequence MAHPAHYREAHPTVFVITHWLNLIAIVSLAFSGFYIHYPFFPGFMGVARGMHFFFMYVLVINLTFRILAAFFEKDAVMLGTREVDTDIKNWLPQEANRHQLGAWLKYYLFMKKDHPLGAKYGVLQKIAYLATVPLTFFMFYTGLCIYAPTMDSQVFSSAWIGGPMNMRILHYFLMWVFLIFTAIHAYLANVEGFAPSSLIFARKESEGLHFDPKTGKVTGGSSH; translated from the coding sequence ATGGCGCATCCCGCACACTACCGTGAAGCACACCCGACTGTCTTTGTTATCACGCACTGGCTCAACCTCATCGCCATAGTGTCGCTCGCCTTCTCGGGCTTCTACATCCACTACCCGTTCTTCCCAGGGTTCATGGGCGTAGCCCGCGGCATGCACTTCTTCTTCATGTACGTGCTCGTCATCAACCTGACGTTCCGCATCCTCGCAGCCTTCTTCGAGAAGGATGCAGTCATGCTGGGAACGCGCGAGGTTGACACGGACATCAAGAACTGGCTGCCGCAAGAGGCGAACCGCCACCAGCTCGGTGCATGGCTCAAGTACTACCTGTTCATGAAGAAGGACCACCCGCTCGGAGCCAAGTACGGCGTTCTCCAGAAGATCGCGTACCTGGCCACTGTGCCGCTGACCTTCTTCATGTTCTACACCGGCCTGTGCATCTATGCACCGACGATGGACTCACAGGTATTCTCGTCGGCATGGATCGGCGGCCCGATGAACATGCGCATCCTGCACTACTTCCTGATGTGGGTGTTCCTTATCTTCACCGCGATCCACGCCTATCTGGCCAACGTCGAGGGCTTTGCGCCTTCCTCGCTCATCTTCGCGCGCAAGGAAAGCGAGGGCCTGCACTTCGACCCGAAGACCGGCAAGGTCACAGGCGGTTCCTCGCACTAG
- a CDS encoding coproporphyrinogen III oxidase family protein, whose translation MLSERAITAALRVLNKNYLAQTPTDLDSLPAPVPGRGYVLYAHVPFCERLCLYCSFNRFLFQEDRARGYFKHLRDEMRMTAHMGYDFPSLYIGGGTPTILLDELCETIDLATSLFSIREVSCETSPNHLGPELVERLSERVQRLSVGVQSFDDGLLRTMDRYEKYGSGEDLFELIASVAGKFQSLNVDMIFNFPSQTEQMLARDIMMLKATGANQTTFYPLMASPKTRLELQRAVGSIDFKREAYYHQLIAHTLSDQFVPTSAWTYSRDVGSMIDEYIVDYEEYVGLGSGALSFLDGRIYGNTFSLRQYGEAISSGRMSVANQGKPYGRMARMRYRFVTDLFGLRLDKVRFEHDFGVPVERGLWAELGFMHAAGGIARHDDVEITLTEKGRYLLMVMMRETLASSNDHRDQARESLPLDERMLLLEGESCVAPATRLAAG comes from the coding sequence ATGCTCTCCGAGCGCGCGATTACCGCTGCCCTGCGTGTCCTGAACAAGAACTACCTTGCACAGACTCCGACGGACCTCGATTCGCTCCCCGCACCCGTGCCCGGCAGGGGCTATGTCCTCTATGCGCACGTACCGTTCTGCGAGCGACTATGCCTGTACTGCTCCTTCAACCGGTTCTTGTTTCAGGAAGACCGGGCGCGAGGGTACTTCAAGCATCTGCGCGACGAGATGCGCATGACCGCCCACATGGGCTACGACTTCCCGTCGCTCTACATCGGTGGCGGCACCCCGACAATCCTTCTCGATGAGCTATGCGAAACAATCGATCTGGCCACAAGCCTGTTCTCCATTCGCGAAGTCTCATGCGAGACCAGTCCCAACCACCTGGGTCCAGAATTGGTCGAACGCCTGTCTGAGCGGGTACAGCGCCTGTCAGTCGGCGTCCAGAGCTTCGACGACGGCCTGCTACGCACCATGGACCGCTATGAGAAGTACGGAAGCGGTGAGGATCTCTTCGAGCTGATCGCATCAGTCGCGGGCAAGTTCCAGTCGCTCAACGTGGACATGATCTTCAACTTCCCGAGCCAGACCGAGCAGATGTTGGCGCGCGACATCATGATGCTCAAGGCCACGGGAGCGAACCAGACGACGTTCTACCCGCTCATGGCGTCACCGAAGACCCGACTTGAGCTGCAACGTGCGGTGGGGTCCATCGATTTCAAGCGCGAAGCCTACTACCACCAGCTCATCGCGCACACGCTCTCCGACCAGTTCGTCCCGACGTCGGCGTGGACGTACTCGCGCGATGTCGGCTCAATGATCGACGAGTACATCGTGGACTATGAAGAGTACGTCGGGCTCGGCTCCGGTGCGCTCTCCTTCCTTGACGGCCGCATCTACGGGAACACCTTCTCGCTGCGTCAGTACGGCGAGGCGATCTCCTCGGGACGCATGTCCGTTGCGAACCAGGGTAAGCCCTACGGCCGAATGGCCCGGATGCGCTATCGCTTCGTCACCGACCTCTTCGGGCTCAGGCTCGACAAGGTACGGTTCGAGCACGATTTCGGCGTTCCGGTCGAGCGCGGACTCTGGGCGGAGCTCGGATTTATGCACGCCGCCGGAGGCATCGCCCGTCACGACGATGTCGAGATCACGCTCACCGAGAAGGGCCGCTACCTGCTGATGGTCATGATGCGCGAGACACTCGCGAGTTCGAACGACCATCGCGACCAGGCACGCGAGTCATTGCCACTCGACGAGCGCATGCTCCTGCTCGAGGGCGAATCATGCGTGGCCCCGGCCACACGGCTCGCGGCAGGGTAG
- a CDS encoding hydrogenase maturation protease — MTDSAERILVMGIGNPLMGDEGVAIRVVELLMSGYEFPDNVEVVDAGTMGYTILNLLRDRDFVLVVDAIDGTGYEPGTVVTLSPEDLAPNQLMHSLHDTRFVNVLEAAELTGIQVRALCIGIQIEKIEPWVTELNDSLEDALPTAVDAVLTVLGEHGVTGLPRTDGTADSRILESIRTRGPARAD; from the coding sequence ATGACAGACAGCGCCGAACGCATCCTCGTGATGGGCATCGGAAACCCGCTCATGGGCGATGAGGGTGTCGCGATTCGCGTCGTCGAACTGCTCATGTCCGGATATGAGTTTCCCGACAACGTCGAGGTCGTTGACGCCGGAACCATGGGCTACACGATCCTGAACCTTCTGCGCGACCGCGATTTCGTCCTTGTGGTCGACGCCATTGATGGCACCGGCTACGAGCCCGGCACCGTCGTTACGCTCTCGCCCGAGGACCTCGCTCCCAACCAGCTCATGCACTCGCTGCATGACACACGGTTTGTCAACGTTCTCGAGGCCGCGGAACTCACCGGAATCCAGGTGCGGGCGCTTTGCATCGGAATCCAGATAGAGAAGATCGAACCCTGGGTCACCGAGCTCAACGATTCGCTGGAAGACGCACTACCTACCGCCGTCGATGCGGTGTTGACCGTCCTTGGCGAACACGGGGTGACGGGTCTGCCAAGGACTGACGGCACTGCGGACAGCCGCATCCTCGAGTCGATTCGCACGCGCGGTCCCGCACGGGCCGACTAG
- a CDS encoding transketolase has protein sequence MFHSGFSQRLTPEMAKYLRHRARASRGTVLTATSVAASGHPGGSMSSLELYTVLFSCARLRPDEPRWPGRDRIVVSHGHTSPGVYAALAAAGFFPAEEVEAHFRQQGSLFEGHVERSVPGVEWSTGNLGQGLSAGVGMALGARMTGLAWHTFVAMSDGEQQKGQVAEARRLAVARGLSDITVLVDLNGIQISGRTDDVLHVPVAADFAADGWRVLEIDGHDVEAVHGALRDAVSDTSAPVAIIAHTVIGKGVSFMEGDPEFHGRGLAPAEYEAAMVELGLPPALDAARARRREHGAVTELDYRTPPVAVVLGTPRTYGADAPTDNRSAWGTALVDLADANPGVPVAVLDCDLAVSVKTDGFARRHPEGFVQCGVGEHNAATIGGALSTCGVLAFWADFGVFGCDEAYNQQRLNDINGAGLKLVLTHCGIDVGEDGKTHQCLDYVGAFRDFFGWKVIVPADPNQTDRAVRAAAALEGNVCVAMGRSKLPCILDSAGNPAFGDEYEFQYGRIDWVREGSDVVLLTMGTPAGATVAAADQLTASGRSVAVGIVSSPLDLDHTAMVRATSSRLVVTVEDHSVRSGLGASVADRIASEGAPVRLKRIGIDSYMTSGAAGDLFALAGLDAAGIVAAVEGLLGEV, from the coding sequence ATGTTTCACTCGGGGTTCTCACAGAGACTCACGCCCGAAATGGCCAAGTATCTTCGCCATCGCGCGCGCGCATCGCGGGGCACGGTGCTTACGGCGACGAGTGTAGCCGCATCAGGTCATCCGGGAGGCTCGATGTCCTCCTTGGAACTGTATACCGTGCTGTTCTCGTGCGCACGGCTGCGTCCGGATGAGCCGCGTTGGCCCGGACGCGACCGGATCGTAGTGAGCCACGGGCACACGTCTCCCGGTGTCTACGCCGCACTGGCCGCCGCCGGATTCTTCCCTGCCGAGGAGGTGGAAGCGCACTTTCGTCAGCAGGGGAGTCTCTTCGAGGGGCATGTAGAGCGTTCCGTCCCCGGGGTGGAGTGGAGTACGGGCAATCTCGGGCAGGGTCTTTCAGCCGGTGTCGGGATGGCTCTGGGCGCCAGGATGACCGGGCTTGCGTGGCACACGTTCGTCGCAATGAGCGACGGAGAACAACAGAAAGGCCAGGTCGCGGAGGCGCGCAGGCTCGCTGTGGCGCGCGGTCTGAGCGACATCACCGTGCTGGTGGATCTGAACGGCATCCAGATATCGGGTCGCACTGACGATGTGTTGCATGTCCCGGTTGCGGCGGACTTCGCTGCCGATGGATGGCGGGTGCTCGAGATCGACGGACACGACGTCGAAGCGGTTCACGGAGCGCTGCGCGATGCAGTATCGGACACGAGCGCCCCGGTAGCCATAATCGCGCACACGGTCATCGGCAAGGGCGTGTCCTTCATGGAGGGCGACCCGGAGTTCCACGGACGCGGACTTGCGCCCGCGGAGTATGAGGCCGCAATGGTCGAACTTGGACTCCCTCCTGCGCTTGATGCGGCCCGAGCGAGGCGGCGCGAGCACGGGGCGGTCACAGAACTCGACTACCGTACGCCGCCAGTCGCGGTTGTCCTCGGAACGCCGAGGACCTACGGCGCCGATGCTCCTACCGACAACCGGTCCGCCTGGGGCACCGCGCTCGTCGATCTTGCCGACGCCAACCCGGGAGTCCCCGTTGCCGTACTCGACTGCGATCTGGCCGTCTCGGTCAAGACGGATGGGTTCGCGAGGCGTCACCCGGAAGGGTTCGTGCAGTGCGGGGTGGGGGAGCACAACGCCGCGACCATCGGCGGCGCGCTCTCGACCTGCGGCGTCCTTGCTTTCTGGGCGGACTTCGGTGTCTTCGGTTGCGATGAGGCCTACAACCAACAGCGGCTGAACGACATCAACGGGGCCGGGCTGAAGCTCGTGCTGACTCACTGCGGGATTGACGTGGGGGAGGACGGCAAGACACATCAGTGCCTGGACTACGTCGGCGCGTTCCGGGACTTCTTCGGCTGGAAGGTCATTGTGCCTGCCGATCCCAATCAGACGGATCGCGCGGTTCGAGCGGCCGCCGCTCTCGAGGGCAACGTGTGCGTGGCCATGGGCCGCAGCAAGCTACCGTGCATCCTGGATAGCGCCGGAAACCCGGCGTTTGGCGACGAGTACGAGTTCCAATACGGGCGCATCGACTGGGTTCGCGAGGGTTCCGACGTCGTATTGCTGACGATGGGGACACCGGCCGGCGCGACGGTGGCCGCCGCCGACCAGCTGACGGCATCAGGCCGCTCGGTGGCGGTGGGGATCGTATCCTCGCCGCTAGATCTCGACCACACCGCTATGGTTCGGGCGACGTCGTCGCGGCTGGTTGTCACCGTCGAGGACCATTCCGTCCGCAGCGGCCTGGGCGCGTCCGTCGCGGATCGGATCGCAAGCGAGGGAGCGCCGGTGCGGCTCAAGCGCATCGGCATCGACTCGTACATGACCAGTGGGGCGGCCGGCGATCTGTTCGCGCTGGCGGGGCTCGATGCAGCAGGTATCGTTGCAGCCGTCGAGGGGCTCCTCGGCGAAGTCTAG
- a CDS encoding inositol monophosphatase family protein → MQDELRAAREAARSGAEAIIARRGNVGLVRLKSTLTDVVTDADIAAGVAVALSLLAHDPGARFVIEESEVYELAGVVEGSLSEGDTWVVDPLDGTTSFVHGYPTYSVSVALLREGRPVVGATYNVPTGELVSGAVGHGAWRDEERVKCTGVSGLAEALLITGFPYDRGALLDRQLDCLGSFLRSPVHGIRRDGSAAVDCCHVACGRADGFWEFGLKPWDMAAGVVILGEAGARVTGIGGEEWTPASTGIIAANLALHELMCAVILPEDRS, encoded by the coding sequence ATGCAAGACGAGCTGCGCGCAGCGCGGGAAGCGGCGCGATCAGGCGCAGAAGCGATCATCGCGCGACGCGGGAACGTGGGACTCGTCCGATTGAAGAGCACCCTGACCGACGTCGTCACCGACGCTGACATCGCCGCCGGTGTAGCTGTCGCGCTATCGCTTCTGGCTCACGACCCCGGCGCGCGATTCGTGATCGAAGAGAGCGAGGTCTACGAACTCGCAGGCGTTGTCGAGGGCTCCTTGTCCGAGGGCGACACGTGGGTCGTCGACCCTCTCGACGGAACCACTTCGTTCGTGCACGGCTACCCGACGTACTCGGTATCGGTCGCCTTGCTCAGGGAAGGTCGCCCGGTCGTGGGCGCGACGTACAACGTGCCGACGGGGGAACTGGTGTCTGGCGCCGTCGGACATGGAGCCTGGCGCGATGAAGAGCGTGTCAAGTGCACCGGCGTCTCTGGTCTCGCCGAAGCACTGCTGATCACCGGATTCCCCTACGATCGCGGAGCGCTGCTCGACCGCCAACTTGACTGTCTTGGCAGCTTCCTCCGCTCGCCCGTCCACGGCATCCGACGTGACGGCTCCGCCGCGGTCGACTGCTGCCATGTCGCCTGCGGTCGAGCCGACGGCTTCTGGGAGTTCGGGCTCAAGCCATGGGACATGGCTGCCGGCGTGGTCATCCTTGGCGAAGCGGGGGCGCGCGTCACGGGGATAGGCGGCGAGGAATGGACGCCCGCATCGACAGGCATCATCGCAGCCAACCTCGCGCTGCATGAGCTCATGTGCGCAGTGATCCTGCCCGAGGACCGCAGCTAG
- the hemG gene encoding protoporphyrinogen oxidase — MKRIVIIGGGVAGLGAAYKVRRAAEAGNDVSFTLLEKDERLGGKIATEMVTDPGNPDAQFVVDGGPDCFLTSKPAVHRIAKLTSIEDDKLPTDDSRKKTLILSRGKLHEMPDGVMMFAPTKFMPFATTGLFSWPGKIRMGMDLLVPKKRVVEGELNDETLESFVVRRMGRECLDRLAEPLVGGVHASDPAKMSLAATFPNLLEMEQKHGSLLRGFLDMRKKVDEMRKKYPTKPGAKPRTFFTSFEGGMQELTDTMADAAGRDHIRTGVSVRDIKRSDAGYVLHLSDDTSIEADGVIIATESWAAEPLVRSIDTEIADALAEIPCSSSATVSIAFDEAGVGIDMNAFGVLCPLAEKRSLMAATFSSTKWPGRAPAGRVMFRGFVGGPHNQAVMENSDEQLVEIVLSELRSILGIKGEPLFSRVFRWNLGMPQYTMGHLDRIATIEHRSGEIAGLALAGGSYRGVGLPNCIESGERAVSKLLGDWDIHLAEDDVEEKRYY; from the coding sequence ATGAAGCGAATCGTCATCATCGGCGGAGGCGTGGCCGGTCTCGGAGCTGCGTACAAGGTTCGGCGTGCGGCCGAGGCGGGCAATGATGTGTCGTTCACGCTCCTTGAGAAGGACGAGCGTCTCGGCGGCAAGATCGCGACCGAGATGGTCACGGACCCCGGGAACCCCGATGCGCAGTTCGTGGTGGACGGCGGCCCGGACTGCTTCCTGACGAGCAAGCCGGCGGTTCACCGGATCGCCAAGCTGACATCAATCGAAGATGACAAGCTTCCGACGGACGATTCCCGCAAGAAGACGCTTATCCTGTCCCGCGGCAAGCTTCACGAGATGCCGGACGGCGTGATGATGTTCGCGCCGACCAAGTTCATGCCGTTTGCCACCACAGGCCTATTTTCATGGCCGGGCAAGATTCGCATGGGAATGGATCTCCTCGTTCCCAAGAAGCGGGTGGTGGAAGGCGAGCTGAACGATGAGACGCTGGAGAGCTTCGTGGTGAGGCGCATGGGACGCGAGTGCCTCGACCGACTCGCCGAGCCACTCGTGGGGGGCGTTCACGCGTCGGACCCGGCCAAGATGTCATTGGCTGCGACCTTCCCGAACCTGCTCGAGATGGAGCAGAAGCATGGCAGCCTGCTTAGGGGCTTCCTCGATATGCGCAAGAAGGTCGACGAGATGCGCAAGAAGTACCCGACCAAGCCCGGAGCCAAGCCAAGGACATTCTTCACGTCGTTTGAGGGCGGCATGCAGGAACTCACCGACACGATGGCTGATGCTGCAGGACGCGATCACATCCGCACAGGCGTTTCGGTGCGCGACATCAAGCGCAGCGATGCAGGCTACGTGTTGCACCTGTCCGACGACACGTCGATCGAAGCCGATGGTGTGATCATCGCGACCGAGAGCTGGGCGGCGGAGCCGCTCGTCCGGTCTATCGACACGGAGATCGCTGACGCTCTGGCGGAGATTCCCTGCAGCTCCTCGGCCACCGTCTCCATCGCGTTTGACGAGGCAGGCGTGGGCATCGACATGAACGCGTTCGGTGTTCTGTGCCCGCTCGCCGAGAAGCGCTCGCTCATGGCGGCTACCTTCTCCTCGACCAAGTGGCCCGGACGCGCGCCTGCCGGCCGCGTGATGTTCCGTGGTTTCGTGGGCGGGCCGCACAACCAGGCGGTCATGGAGAACTCGGACGAGCAGCTTGTGGAGATCGTGCTGTCGGAGCTCCGCAGTATCCTTGGCATCAAGGGAGAGCCTCTGTTCTCCAGAGTCTTCCGCTGGAACCTCGGCATGCCGCAGTACACGATGGGGCACCTCGACCGGATCGCCACGATAGAGCATCGAAGCGGCGAGATAGCCGGGTTGGCGCTAGCCGGCGGTTCCTATCGCGGCGTCGGTCTCCCGAACTGCATCGAAAGCGGCGAAAGGGCCGTGAGCAAGCTCCTTGGCGATTGGGATATCCACCTGGCCGAGGATGACGTCGAGGAGAAGCGCTACTACTAG
- the hemH gene encoding ferrochelatase → MSTPPEFAQSGRDSAVTDTRPNCAPDRPGILLTAFGGPDSLEAVGPFMARLMGREPSPELVERARAKYEAIGGKSPLTEIALRISGLLERELASQGHPVPVRLGMRYWDPLISDAVHELIEIGANRIVMVSLSPFESKVSCGAYRAAAREALSGLEINDVRESPALHTAPGYREFLGHACRHALEAAPGEKPLLVMTAHSLPVADLVEDDPYVAGLHEVAAAVAQAAELGGAEEIDSAELGVATFGSLSGRAPWVLAYQSKGARPGDWLEPDIDVVMDAAAAAGYDTVVICPIGFATDHMETMYDLDIVASNRAADLGLRFVRACVPNDDELLIAALAGLAVQALQTRD, encoded by the coding sequence ATGAGCACTCCGCCCGAATTCGCGCAGTCGGGGCGCGATAGCGCTGTGACGGATACGAGGCCAAATTGCGCGCCCGATAGGCCGGGAATCCTGTTGACCGCATTCGGCGGCCCGGATTCCCTGGAGGCGGTGGGACCGTTCATGGCCCGCCTCATGGGTCGGGAGCCGAGTCCCGAGCTCGTTGAGCGCGCCAGGGCGAAGTACGAAGCGATCGGGGGCAAGTCGCCTCTGACCGAGATCGCGCTGCGGATATCGGGTTTGCTCGAGCGCGAGCTCGCGTCTCAAGGGCACCCCGTCCCCGTGCGCCTTGGCATGCGGTATTGGGATCCACTGATATCGGACGCGGTTCACGAGCTTATCGAGATAGGCGCAAACCGCATCGTGATGGTGTCCCTGTCTCCATTCGAGTCGAAAGTCTCGTGCGGCGCGTATCGCGCCGCAGCTCGCGAGGCGCTTTCGGGCCTGGAGATAAATGATGTCCGCGAGTCTCCGGCGCTGCACACAGCACCCGGGTACCGGGAGTTCCTTGGCCATGCGTGTCGTCACGCTCTCGAAGCTGCCCCCGGGGAGAAGCCCCTGTTGGTGATGACGGCGCACAGCTTGCCGGTCGCGGACCTCGTAGAGGACGACCCCTACGTTGCCGGTTTGCACGAGGTCGCAGCAGCGGTTGCGCAGGCCGCCGAGCTCGGAGGGGCCGAGGAGATCGATAGCGCGGAGTTAGGAGTGGCCACGTTCGGCTCGCTGTCTGGCCGCGCGCCATGGGTGCTTGCCTATCAATCGAAAGGTGCCCGGCCCGGCGACTGGCTGGAGCCGGACATCGATGTGGTGATGGATGCAGCTGCCGCCGCAGGCTATGACACTGTCGTCATCTGCCCGATCGGCTTTGCGACCGACCACATGGAGACGATGTACGACCTGGACATCGTCGCATCGAACCGCGCTGCCGATCTCGGCCTGCGGTTCGTGCGCGCTTGCGTGCCCAACGACGACGAGCTGCTCATCGCGGCTCTTGCGGGACTTGCGGTCCAAGCGCTTCAGACGCGCGACTAG